From Nerophis lumbriciformis linkage group LG11, RoL_Nlum_v2.1, whole genome shotgun sequence, one genomic window encodes:
- the snrpd3l gene encoding small nuclear ribonucleoprotein D3 polypeptide, like, with product MSIGVPIKVLHEAEGHIVTCETNTGEVYRGKLIEAEDNMNCQMSNITVTYRDGRVAQLEQVYIRGSKIRFLILPDMLKNAPMLKSMKNKNQGSGAGRGKAAILKAQVAARGRGRGGMGRGNIFQKRR from the exons ATGTCGATCGGCGTGCCCATCAAAGTGCTGCACGAGGCTGAGGGACACATTGTGACGTGCGAGACCAACACCGGAGAAGTTTACAGGGGCAAGCTGATCGAGGCCGAGGACAACATGAACTGCCAG ATGTCCAACATCACCGTCACCTACCGTGACGGGCGCGTGGCTCAGCTGGAGCAGGTGTACATCCGTGGCAGCAAGATCCGCTTCCTGATACTACCCGACATGTTGAAGAACGCTCCCATGTTGAAGAGCATGAAGAACAAGAACCAAGGTTCTGGTGCTGGTAGAGGCAAGGCGGCCATTCTCAAAGCGCAAG TGGCTGCAAGAGGCAGAGGACGTGGTGGAATGGGAAGAGGAAATATCTTCCAGAAGAGGCGATAA